agcagaggaggggcagagagagaggagacacagaatttgaagcaggctccaggctccaagctgtcagcacagagccagatgcgtggcttcaacccatgaaccgcgagatcatgacctgagctgaagtaggacactcaaccgactgagccacccaggcacccctggagtccctaaatattaacatttacctCATTTGCTGTATTCTTTCTGTGCACgtgcacatttctttttctgaaccatttggcAGGGAGTTTCAGAGATGATGCTCCTTTGCCTCTAAATACAAGTGTCTTCCTGCCAAACAAGGACGTTACAAAGCCACAGTGCACTTATCACTGGGAATTTAACATGGACACATCACAGAACCTACAACAAAACCTATTTAGATTTTGCCATTCCGCTGCTATGTCTGTTTAGTCTTCTCTAATCTGGAAGGGTGTGTGATGGACCCCTTTAAAAAGCacaaggtggggcgcctgggtggcgcagtcggttgggcgtccgacttcagccaggtcacgatctcgcggtccgtgagtgcgagccccgcgtcgggctctgggctgatggctcagagcctggagcctgtttccgattctgtgtctccctctctctctgcccctcccccgttcatgctctgtctctctctgtctcaaaaatgaataaaacattaaaaaaaaaaaataagaaaaaaagcacaaggtaactggggcgcctgggtggccaagtcggttaagtgtctgaccctcagtttccgctcaggtcataatctcacagttttgtgggttccgGCCCTGTGtcgagtatggaacctgcttgggattctctctctctgtctctctctgcctctcccccacttgcgctgtctcagtctctctcaaaataaataaaaaagcacaagTTAGTAATTTTGAAGACTATCCTTCAATGCAGGTTTTCCTGATAGGATTCAGGCTTCGCACGTGGAGTGAGAATTCCCCAGAAGTGACGCTTTGATCTACTTGTCTCCTGCGTCCTTTTGACATGTTTCTGTCATTCTTTAGGAACCGCTTACTTTCTAGCGTAATAAGGTGTTCTTGGTTTTTCTTGCGCTTTCCCACTCCTAGCCCTGAAACCAGCCATTTCCTCAAGGAGCCCCAATAGCTGTTCGTGGACAGTGGTAATTCAGTAAACAAGATGTGGTCGTCGGGTGTGCTCAGTCCTACTGGGCTGTCACTGCTTCTAGGTCCTTTTCCCAGACAGGAAATAGTAGCCCTTCATCGACATCTAGTGCTCCGTCAACATTAAAAACAGGAGTTCACACCGATACTCCCAATGTCAAAGTAATGCCACAAgattctttcccctttttaatatttgtgattCCCTTCCTTGACAGAAACCTGGCTCTGTtatctgtaattatttatttgctcaatCCTAGAACACACAGGGAGTACCTTCAGCATCGCCAACCTATGCCTCTGTGAAAAAGAAGcctagagtttaatttttttttttttgagttccttTTTGTATTTAGTTGAGGGAATACAGTCAAAACACAGCATTCAAAATTCACTTGGGTGTTTCTCCCCTTTCACTGTGCATATGTAATTCATGAGAAATATGGTTCCATTCACGTACTCCattttatttccctatttttatttttttaaattggcttcACACCTAgggcaaagcccaacatggggcttgaactcacgaccttgagatcaagagtcagaagtttaagcCACGgagagccacccgggcgcctcttATTTGCCTCTTTTATTGTTGTGATATATTAACATGGTTCCTAAAGTCAGAACTTCGTAAGAGGCCacggtgcctggctggttcaacAGAGacttgcctgtctctctctctcaaaaataaacattaaaaaaaaatttttttaaaggcactttaaaaaataaaaacctttacaAAAGGTTCGTCAAATATCTTCCTCCCCCgttctttgcttccttccaccCCTTCCCATCAGGTAACCAATATCTTTGGTCTCTGGCTTCTcctttctgggtttctttttgcAAAAATGAGTAGGATACATGTCTATTTTCTTATTTCGTTtacccctttttttaaataatttttttaacatttattcatttttgagagatggagacagagcatgagtgggggaggggcagagagagggagacacagcagctGAAGCAGCTGTCAGCACGAAACCCGActcaaggcttgaacccatgaaccgcgagatcatgacctgagctgaagttggacgtttaaccgactgagccacccaggcgcgccccaccccccacctttttttttttttaaagtttgttttttgagagagagagagagcgtgtgaatggtgcaggagcagagagagagggagagagaagagagaatccctagcaggctctgcactgcagcacagagcctgatgtggagactgcacccatgacctgtgagatcatgacctgagccctgaAGTCAAGAGCccgatgctcaacccactgagccacccaggagcccctcccccttctttcttccaCCAAAATGATAGCATACTGGTTTTTTGCACGTTGCTTTTTTCAAATAATAGTATACCCTGGAAACCATTCTCTATCAGTCCAGAGTTCTTCCTCCTTTATTACTGTTACCATCATTTACATCTAGATTATGTCCCATTGTATGTAATAACCATTTCATATTTGACCATTCTTCTATATACGAATATTCAGGCTGTCTCCTCACTTTTGCAGTAACAAACAAGGATGCAACAAGTAATCTGtgcacatgtattttcttttgttggaGGTGTGTCTTCAGAGTATACTCCTAAAAGTGGGATTGTTAaatcaaaagaaatgtattttttatgagTGTCTGGTGTCCCTCCATATTCGTTGTAGCAatctgcattcccatcagcaatgtaggAGGTCCCTGTTAGCCCAGAACATCACCAACAGAGGGTGTGGCCATACTTTTTGATTATCTGTCAATCTAATTAGTGAGACACAGTATCTGtgtagctttaatttgcatttctctaatcaTGAATGAGGTTgaactttttttgtttcaagacctaatttatttatttatgaattatatCCTTTGTCCACTTTTCTATTGGATTTCTGgtattttttcctcctcaatcCTAAGAGTTCTCCATATAGCAGGGATTAGCCTATTGCCTGTGagatgttgcaaatattttcttccaatttatcAACTGCTTTTGACTTTGTAGTGTTTCTCCCATGGAAAAGctcttttgttacatttttatacagtCAAATTAACTTTTCTTATTTCATCTGGATCTTAAGTCATGGAAAATTTCCCAGCACCCAGGTCAAAGAGGCATTCATCTATGTGTTTTTGTAGTACTCGTatggtttcaatttttatttttggatccACGATCTGTTTATTTAGTCTTGTGTATGCTGTGAGGCAGggatctaattttatctttttccaaatgATTAACCAATTGTCccccaccattaaaaaaaaaatcggggcTTCCAAACTTATTCCACAGGTCTGACTACTGCACTGACTTACTCACTGAAGTTTTATAGTTTGCTTTAATGTCTTAGAAGAGCTAGTCTCCTCCTtgcagttttctctctctttttttaaagttattcattttgagagggagcatgcacacaagcaggggaggggcagagacagacagagagagggagagaaagaatccctagcaggctctgcgctgtcagtgtggatcccaacgtggggcttgatctcacgaactgtgagatcgtgaccggagccaaaatccagagtcagatgcttaatagactgagtcacccaggcaccctgcagtTTTCTCCTTTTGAAGCAGCATTTTCCTGGGTATTCTTGCATGTGATTATTCTAAAGCACATACTTAAGTgaaattttaatgacaaaatttGGTACTCTCAGGTGTCAAAACGAAAATACCAGAAACAAGAGTTTCCAAAGATGTAAAGCACCTGGAAGGAGAGAGGCGTGGCTGGATCTCATCCGCTGAGGTCATCTCGTTGCTTCTGGCTTTATTTTGATTAACGTTTGGTCGCACACACTGGAAAACGACCTAAGACAGTTGCTTTGAGCGCCGCTTTTTCTCATTGTACAATTCCCTGTAGCAGTTGATCGCATCATTGATTGCTCCCGAAACTTTCAGTTTCCACTCATCATTAGGGCCGTCACTTGTAAGGACCTGTAGGCCTGCCTCGAAATGTGAGAAGGCTGCTGAGAGTCTTCCTGTGGTTAGCTGACGCAGGGCAGGTGGGGCATCTTCACTCTCCTCTTCTGCAGGCTCCTGCTCTAGCCGCATCAGTTCCGTGTTCGAGAGATCCTCCTCGTGGGACCTCAGCAACTGGTCCACGTCGGCTTCTACAACCTCTTCGAAAGCCACATTCTTGGCAAGGGTCACAATGTTTTGTTGAAGTTGTGCAATGTTATCCGTTTGGGAAACGCTCTGGAACCGAACACACTCAGGCCAGATCTTCTTCCACACGCTGTTCATTGTTGCCGGTCTCAGCGCCTCCCAAGCTAGTGCAATGTTGTCTACAGCATCCATGATGCTGTAGTTTCTCCAGAACTCCCTGATCATGGCTGTATCCTCCCCATCTGTTGCTTCTAGGATGTGCTCAAAAGTTCTTCTCACGTAATGAGCTTTGAAGGCGGAGGCTATGCCTTGACCCATGGGCTGGATGGAGTCAGCTGTACTGTCATGAAGATATTCCACTCTTACATTATCAGACAGATCACTCAAATTTACTGGGTGGCATGGGGCATTGTCTAGGATGAGCAACGCTTTGTGGGTGAGATTATTCTGGGCACAGTATCTTTCAACGGCTGGGCAAAAAAAGTATGTGAACCATTCCTGAAAGATGCTCCTGGTCGCCCAGGCCTTTTTGTTTGAGCGCCAAATTACAGGCAAATTGGGCTTGGAGTATCCTTTCAGAGCCTTGGGGTTTTCCAAGTGGTACACCAATAggggcttcaacttaaagtcccCAGCTGCATTGCCACCAAGAAGCAGCATCAAGCGATCTCTGGATGATTTAAAGCCTGGCTCAGCTTTCTCTTCCACAGAAATAAACGTTCCTTCAGGCATTCTCTTCCAATAAAGCCCCGTCTCATCTACGTTAAAAACCTGCTGGGGGGTATACTCACCTTCTTCAATGATGCTTCTGAGCGCTTCTGGATATGTGTCCTTGTTTCCAGGAGCCGTGCTGTTTATCTTGAAGTGGGGCAAACAGTGGCGCTCCTTGAATCTCACAAACCACCCTTTACTTGCAGTAAACTTTTCTGTTTGAGAGCTTGCACCTCTTTCACGCTGTAGGTCATCAAACAAACTCTTAGCCTTCTCCTGAATACCTGTGACACTCAGGGGCACATTTCGCTGGCTCTGGTCTTCGAGCCACACATGCAGCAGGCGCTCCATGGTCTCCATGACTGCACTTCGATGCCGAGTCAACCGGGAGGCTCTCAAAGGAGTAGCTATTTGCGAATTCGCTTTGATTTTTTCCTTATTATCTCGGATTGTAGCCACGGTAGAAACAGCAAGGCCCAAGGCCTTCGCAATTTGGCTGAGCTTTTCACCAACTTCAAATCGTCTTAACACTTCCAATTTTATGTCGAGGGTAATTGCTTTCCGTTCCCTTTTGGCACTTGGGATGGCCGATGCATTTAGGGACCTTTTCCCAGGCATTTTCCCTTCCAGAATGTAGTAAAATCACATTGGTCTCAGGAGCAAGAAGGCCCGTGGCTATTCTCTGCTCCCTTGCAAAACGTGGGAGAGAAAATGGGGCTGCCAAGAAGTGCAGGCGGATGAGAAAAAGGTCACCAAAGGCCTGCCCGGCCCCCTTTGCCAGAAACAGGCTGGTTCGCTCTCGATTGGAAGGCAGGCAGCGTAGGTCCCCGGTGTCAATCAGAGTGTCCAATCCCCAGACAGCACATCTGCAGGAACATTAAAACCGGCGTGGGTTTCTGGgatccagaaaacagaaaaaaatccgTGCAAGTTAATAACGCTGCATAGCACACACCGAGTCAGTGCCTCCGTTCTAGAGGGACATCGAAGCAGCAGGTAGCCGGGTAGCGGGCTCACGAGAAGCGCCGGTAGCAGCGGccgggggtggaggtgggggacgGACCAGGGACTGATGTTGTCTTTTGTGAACCGCTTCCTGTGGAGGACCCGGGAAATATGTGTCCTTGGAGATGCCCGACTTAAAATAAGTCTAAAGGCGCTGGGTATCCTCGTAGCATCTAGCCCGAGTCAGTCGCTGGGATTTCTGCGCTCCGCTGTGTGGACAGGACCCCACAGCGCTCACGTTCAGATCTTTAAAAAGTCAGGTGGTAGGGTAGACAGCTGATGAGAGGTCCCAAGCCGGCGCCTAGTCCTTACCGCGCATGAGCGACGCCTCCAGCGCCCGCGGGGACGGCTCCGGGGGTGTGGCGCCTCTCTGGCTTTGTTGCTGTTCTGCGCGTGCGCGCGCCCCAGcagcgcgggggcgggggcgggggcggggagtgtCTCACGCGCTCCGGGCGGCGGCCGAGCGGTCTGGGCCGTGCGGCGGTGGCCCAGGAGGCGGCGGGACGGTCAGGGCAGGCGTGAGAGCCCTCGGAACAGCCCGGCAGGTGAGCGGGGAGGTTCTGCCCGCAGGTGTCGGGAGGCGGGGGCGCGGGCTCCGCTCGACGCCTTGGTGACGCCGCCCGGTTGCGCCGGCTGTTGCGGGGTAGGGGTCCGGGGGATCGGACTAGAGGGGCCTGGCTGCGGCCACCACCACATCCCCAGCCGGCGGCCCTGTCCCCGCGGCTGAGGTGGCCGTCCCTTGCCCTCCGCgtccctgcccttctcctcgCGGCTTCTTGCCGCCGTCTGAATTTCCCGCCGCCTCCCGGGCCCTGCGCAGTGCTGGCTCCCTCCTCTGCCGCCTCGGTCCCCTCTCCAAAGAGCCCCCACGTGGAGCGATTTGCGTTCGAGTCACGAGTCCCTGCAAACCTACAGCATCTCCTCGGGCACCTCGCTTCGACGGCGAGCCCGTTTCCTCCTGGGCCTGGAGGTAATGCTTGCTGTAGCCCAGAGTTGCTCTCTGAGCCGGATGTGATGCTGCACGTGGAAGAGTTGTGCTGGCTGTTAGTGTTTCTCACGTGTGGAGCCCGGTTTCACCACGTTCATAGCAGCTAGTACTGCTGCCAGCCTTCCGTGCTGAGGGCTTTACACGAACCCTCTCATTTGAGTCCTAAACCCTTCCTGCACGAAAGCGCTGCCATAACCCtctttatagaagagaaaatgtgagaGCAAAACTGGCCACTTGCAGTTCAGGGCCATCTCGCTCCAGTGCCTTCACTTTTAGGTATTTCTGGGTTGTACGCCTTTCCTCTGGTTAAATACTATCAAATGGGATTccgtgttgttgttttttttaaatgtttttttaaattcagttttgagagacagagtgtgagcaggggaggggcagagagagagacggagacacagaatccgaagcaggctccaggctccgagctgtcagcatacagcctgactgggggctcaaacccaggaactgcaaggtcattacctgagccgaagtcggaagcttaaccgactgagccacccaggcgccccctaggaTTCCGTATTTTAAGGTTCTGTTTCTGTATTGGTTGATACATCCCAGGGCGCAGTGATCACATTG
The sequence above is a segment of the Leopardus geoffroyi isolate Oge1 chromosome E2, O.geoffroyi_Oge1_pat1.0, whole genome shotgun sequence genome. Coding sequences within it:
- the LOC123577814 gene encoding tigger transposable element-derived protein 1-like is translated as MPGKRSLNASAIPSAKRERKAITLDIKLEVLRRFEVGEKLSQIAKALGLAVSTVATIRDNKEKIKANSQIATPLRASRLTRHRSAVMETMERLLHVWLEDQSQRNVPLSVTGIQEKAKSLFDDLQRERGASSQTEKFTASKGWFVRFKERHCLPHFKINSTAPGNKDTYPEALRSIIEEGEYTPQQVFNVDETGLYWKRMPEGTFISVEEKAEPGFKSSRDRLMLLLGGNAAGDFKLKPLLVYHLENPKALKGYSKPNLPVIWRSNKKAWATRSIFQEWFTYFFCPAVERYCAQNNLTHKALLILDNAPCHPVNLSDLSDNVRVEYLHDSTADSIQPMGQGIASAFKAHYVRRTFEHILEATDGEDTAMIREFWRNYSIMDAVDNIALAWEALRPATMNSVWKKIWPECVRFQSVSQTDNIAQLQQNIVTLAKNVAFEEVVEADVDQLLRSHEEDLSNTELMRLEQEPAEEESEDAPPALRQLTTGRLSAAFSHFEAGLQVLTSDGPNDEWKLKVSGAINDAINCYRELYNEKKRRSKQLS